A window of the Cheilinus undulatus linkage group 21, ASM1832078v1, whole genome shotgun sequence genome harbors these coding sequences:
- the tcf20 gene encoding transcription factor 20 isoform X2, which yields MQNFSNSPAPPSLPPGFSGRGAGGPLYPPQPAEPQISPRMTDDYAGMQQQSLHRGHPHPSQASHMLAYSARNRGAVEAAPAQGSIHSSNTNNPYRKDVMDYYFSMGGKDRHRRGGMGYGAGFGYPNLDGHIPHQYRHAGSGSAPSSGMMSYPADFAASAASSGSAGAGAFSPSHQYSLSQNPAMQTVPGSQMQHRQHGQTFPAVHQQQRSYPHSGHRMTPQYPHYSPQGGASTGSSGMYSPPPQRYHDGTAGTGFDPKVNSSPSVNSSSNSVSSSVAANNVGQMENVQQGYHTSNYPGYPPQTHSLHKQAALQHRNSQHNLGVGYDNSLKMQHQGPSSGSAYAKHHQASSSSIPQAASQEISKSPMHPNAQQTQINQNFSPISNPSPAASAVHSPSCSSSPSPLMGVSEAHGNPSGHGPSHPSASNPRSSHGQGRLLQTMPQLSPTPNSNSSISSCGSSGSHKAHSLSAVGGSGLPRSKMGQGTGMVSRDEGSVYSASPLDKIQDSSLNSLNALSSQVANLPNTVQHMLLTDTVLSQKKGKDGGQMQQATHSMPLSQPRSRNASAASSTSTVKDGAAGIGDSASLDAGADEDSSLMSVGASSGTKMEREEGFSEGEHVRVRQMSGASSSSETTGYQNIKNIPSDSKEPKISEGKGSETYVPASSSPSETSPTFAPPVSSSPSSSIAPPQPNCLPESGLAYGDTRGGHGKTAEVKSEIIKNESEGTAGKTEKGSSVLQQDGEVKAQNGQAKENRQHLASRLHNNEEKLTSEEQQSVSGVGVIVSARSDGSHAEKNKRPQDNCIEEKQPHSYFREASSHNGDEGMDLSLYSSLHQKSNFGRTQNPPQSGPHKYGHPESTYGSDLSTRNRGRAGMESNSRYLGYQQSQTGYAPVQQKDAGSVAEALVKRGQGAKSHDENSQMQQFPSLLQEVLQGYNLDRRYSRPEQAYPAHLQVQQQFQGRLPYSMTEAMRMQSEVSAQLGTSGKHPHPNQRHGSEPDFTTDPPPSVKSEASNNKIMLNAEKAEAGVSQSHPPQPTEPQPTPTKHINLADFSLPQRKALSTSSAVQELLLQEPEPLSGSTGPTEAPKSSGSVLAPSERRSVICDVSPNRRSTPERDRESDREREKSHSGASVIQQPFPSPAAANDLSKKDIGEKQGVKMETASKEASADSTNLQTDHHSSSSGANEADVEYHSKSAHSSGVINADPYRRGSADMTHLPSHPMSTNPLSSPSRHQSYLHGVDLSASSGSTFPGFRYGDTREGNIMPRSNPHFPSHHPYHSLSPQTQSPNKLQMYPHPRGPPHHPHDMADWVKAMNRPSKEMIMQPGSSPGRHKVSQSEQRQRSDMPGEQAVKPSLHQSPFFDLKIWESTHAGREGSRTMEGESYYRTQPPPPPPPPAPVASHGPVPPQMTHGQNAPEPEASRGAVEEAKHPCPPPPPSSAKPLADVNSSQPKMQRQTKAGGSADTNPLMLRRRVRSFISPIPAKRQLQDTSQQRAATNSHHSPVAQTESSHHNEDDSASTDIPCPRLSSPLLGEGSFSQPLSPAGGNTKVLPPRKGRGLKLEAIVQKITPNIKKPAGHADDGSNHFTGFSHSEIQPFNDSQDQDLAHFPRAGGGDDSYMDESHSLNDMIPFRGVDDAGPLPLSAFPCDQTSQTVKQQDFDFGLGAAVASASGDKEDFALLGPLPPPPPLPRPVQGSPPPSSSALSDIQHFTNTYQQLETRRGEQSAANLLRQKLQETGIGFDDYPGSDYYGTTPPHHSHTPVHMLNRQHHMSSGRSSLSPQDTKPPESTVPKGYFPSGKKKGRPVGSVNKQKRAQNPAQMQAPSQTQAQAQNTTVSAPPAPLTPTPAATTPPPPVQTISTSAPVAPPIMDLQNTPPLAPPVLTQVVKVDAESEDTQPEAEVKPARRRRKGVKDEDDSLEARGRQRRRRRGATASASAAKVDPETLLGAGANLSASRVLGDQNRKGLFIPHIHVEKKVPEIGAVCTIVNAEEDKMKGERSAVAGKASGSGIDSLLTSALSSQLSRRDRETEKRESDEVETTLQTGKALPSSGYVVSGPVITETNHSGRLLCCLCQKWANYKHLGDLYGPFYPAEYAAKLPKNQPQVRQCLATTGTNKTGPNSDISSNSLSSFQDTQTQDAPFTKPYDESYDPMGLDSNPSSFASAFRAASLAGREEMMMHMSDWASTTSTTSKTSSLTWDMNLDIRPIPELKREPDLEIETQKQPPQPPEEAQQRPQHRKLTSHPRFKRRHKSSDDSPRMVPSNSKASLPFQPPPPALDSLGPLAQLAQLPQMPMDPEELWVHEGCIVWTSGVYLVNGRLYGLQEALDGARETSCSYCDMVGSTLGCYSKGCTLRYHYLCAIEADCSLNEDNFSLRCPKHKFTQSVRPTKSVYLEQSERG from the exons ATGCAGAATTTTTCAAACAGTCCAGCTCCGCCCTCTCTGCCCCCAGGGTTCAGTGGGAGGGGTGCAGGGGGACCTCTGTATCCCCCTCAGCCAGCAGAGCCTCAAATCTCTCCAAGGATGACCGATGATTACGCAGGGATGCAACAGCAGAGCCTGCACAGAGGCCATCCCCACCCCAGCCAGGCCAGCCACATGCTCGCTTACAGCGCTCGAAACAGAGGAGCTGTGGAGGCAGCGCCAGCGCAGGGGAGCATTCACAGCAGCAACACTAACAACCCCTACAGGAAGGACGTCAtggattattatttttcaatggGTGGAAAGGATAGGCACAGAAGAGGTGGTATGGGCTATGGCGCTGGCTTTGGGTACCCTAATTTGGATGGGCATATACCTCATCAGTACCGGCATGCTGGATCTGGCTCTGCACCATCATCTGGCATGATGTCATATCCAGCAGATTTCGCTGCCAGCGCTGCTTCAAGTGGAAGTGCTGGTGCTGGAGCGTTCTCTCCGTCTCACcagtacagtttgagtcagaacCCTGCAATGCAGACGGTGCCGGGTTCTCAGATGCAGCACCGCCAGCATGGGCAAACCTTCCCTGCCGTGCACCAACAGCAGAGAAGCTATCCACACTCTGGGCACAGAATGACCCCCCAGTATCCACACTACTCCCCGCAGGGTGGTGCATCCACAGGGTCATCAGGAATGTACAGCCCCCCTCCACAAAGATATCACGACGGGACTGCCGGCACTGGGTTCGATCCTAAAGTCAACAGCTCTCCTAGTGTCAACTCCAGTTCAAACTCAGTCTCCAGTTCAGTTGCTGCTAACAATGTGGGGCAAATGGAGAATGTTCAACAGGGTTACCACACTTCAAATTACCCCGGATATCCCCCACAGACACACTCACTTCACAAGCAGGCTGCACTACAGCATCGAAACTCACAGCACAATTTAGGGGTTGGTTATGATAATTCTCTGAAGATGCAGCACCAGGGCCCGTCTTCAGGCTCTGCTTATGCTAAACATCACCAAGCCTCCAGTTCTAGTATACCTCAAGCAGCATCCCAAGAAATATCCAAATCCCCAATGCACCCCAACGCTCAACAGACCCAGATTAACCAAAACTTTAGCCCCATATCCAACCCATCTCCTGCTGCCTCTGCAGTGCATTCTCCCAGTTGTAGCTCCTCTCCTTCCCCACTGATGGGTGTCTCAGAGGCACATGGAAACCCCTCGGGTCACGGTCCTTCACACCCTTCGGCATCCAACCCACGTAGCAGCCATGGCCAAGGTAGATTACTGCAGACCATGCCTCAATTAAGCCCCACGCCCAATTCAAATAGCAGCATCAGTAGTTGTGGTAGCAGCGGAAGTCACAAGGCGCACAGCTTGAGCGCAGTCGGAGGAAGCGGTCTTCCTCGGAGCAAAATGGGTCAAGGCACAGGAATGGTGTCTCGAGACGAGGGCTCAGTGTATTCAGCTTCTCCGCTTGATAAAATTCAGGATTCAAGCCTGAATAGTCTTAATGCCTTGAGCTCACAAGTAGCCAATTTGCCAAACACAGTGCAACACATGCTCCTCACTGACACCGTGCTCTCACAAAAGAAGGGGAAAGATGGAGGCCAGATGCAACAGGCAACACATAGCATGCCCCTATCACAACCAAGGAGTAGGAATGCAAGTGCGGCCTCCAGTACGAGCACAGTTAAAGATGGAGCTGCCGGGATCGGTGATAGTGCCAGCTTAGATGCTGGTGCTGATGAAGACTCCTCGCTGATGTCAGTTGGAGCGTCATCAGGGACTAAGATGGAGCGTGAGGAGGGGTTTTCAGAAGGAGAGCATGTGAGAGTGAGGCAGATGAGTGGTGCAAGCAGCAGTTCTGAAACAACTGgatatcaaaatattaaaaacatcccCTCTGATTCAAAAGAACCTAAAATTTCTGAAGGTAAAGGAAGTGAAACTTATGTCCCTGCTTCTTCATCTCCATCGGAGACCAGTCCAACCTTTGCACCTCCAGtttcctcctccccctcatccAGTATTGCTCCTCCACAGCCAAACTGTCTCCCAGAGTCTGGTTTAGCATACGGCGACACAAGAGGAGGTCATGGGAAGACAGCAGAAGTTAAAagtgaaatcattaaaaatgaaagtgaaGGCACAGCTGGGAAAACAGAGAAAGGCAGTAGTGTACTGCAGCAAGATGGAGAGGTAAAGGCGCAAAATGGTCAGGCCAAAGAAAACAGGCAGCACTTAGCCTCCAGATTACACAATAATGAAGAAAAGCTCACATCTGAGGAACAGCAGAGTGTTAGTGGTGTCGGTGTGATTGTTTCAGCTAGGTCTGACGGAAGtcatgctgaaaaaaacaagcGTCCCCAAGACAACTGCATAGAAGAGAAACAGCCACACTCGTATTTCAGAGAGGCGAGCAGTCACAATGGAGATGAGGGCATGGATCTAAGTTTATATTCCTCCCTTCACCAGAAATCAAATTTTGGACGGACTCAGAATCCTCCCCAGTCTGGACCCCACAAATATGGCCACCCGGAGTCAACATATGGCTCAGATTTGTCAACGAGGAACAGAGGCCGGGCTGGAATGGAATCAAATTCCAGATACTTGGGGTACCAACAATCACAAACTGGATATGCCCCTGTACAACAGAAAGATGCTGGTTCTGTAGCAGAGGCTTTGGTAAAGAGAGGGCAAGGAGCAAAGAGTCATGACGAGAACTCCCAAATGCAGCAATTTCCAAGCCTTTTACAAGAGGTTCTTCAAGGTTACAATTTAGACAGACGCTACAGCAGACCAGAGCAGGCATATCCTGCACATCTGCAAGTTCAACAGCAGTTTCAAGGCAGACTCCCGTATAGTATGACTGAAGCTATGAGGATGCAAAGTGAAGTTTCAGCTCAATTGGGAACCTCTGGAAAGCACCCACATCCAAACCAGAGACATGGAAGTGAGCCTGATTTTACCACAGACCCTCCGCCTTCAGTTAAGTCAGAAGCATCCAACAATAAGATAATGCTAAATGCTGAAAAAGCTGAGGCGGGTGTGTCTCAGAGTCATCCACCACAGCCTACAGAGCCTCAGCCAACTccaacaaaacacataaactTAGCAGACTTTTCTCTACCACAAAGAAAAGCTTTGTCCACATCCTCTGCTGTTCAGGAACTCCTTCTGCAAGAGCCGGAGCCACTATCAGGCAGCACTGGTCCGACTGAGGCGCCGAAATCATCAGGCTCTGTATTAGCCCCATCAGAGCGGCGTTCAGTTATCTGTGATGTGTCGCCAAACAGACGCAGCACAccagagagggacagagaaagtgacagagagagggagaaaagtcATAGTGGAGCCTCTGTGATACAACAGCCATTTCCCTCTCCAGCAGCAGCCAATGATCTGAGCAAAAAAGATATCGGGGAGAAACAAGGGGTGAAAATGGAAACAGCATCAAAAGAGGCAAGCGCAGACTCCACAAATTTACAAACTGACCATCATAGCAGCAGCAGCGGAGCTAATGAGGCTGATGTGGAGTATCATTCCAAGTCTGCTCACTCGTCTGGTGTAATTAATGCTGACCCCTACAGGCGAGGAAGCGCTGATATGACACACTTGCCTTCTCATCCTATGAGCACTAATCCTTTATCTTCACCTTCGAGACATCAGTCCTATCTTCATGGGGTTGATTTGTCAGCAAGCAGTGGCAGCACTTTCCCTGGTTTTCGATACGGAGACACAAGAGAAGGCAATATAATGCCAAGGAGTAACCCACATTTTCCCTCCCACCATCCGTATCACAGTTTATCCCCCCAGACTCAATCGCCAAATAAGCTGCAAATGTATCCTCACCCTCGCGGCCCACCTCATCACCCCCATGATATGGCAGACTGGGTGAAAGCTATGAACAGGCCATCGAAGGAGATGATTATGCAGCCTGGTTCGTCACCAGGGCGACATAaagtcagccaatcagagcagagacagagaagtGACATGCCGGGTGAACAAGCAGTCAAACCATCACTTCATCAAAGCCCATTTTTTGATTTAAAGATATGGGAGTCGACACATGCCGGAAGAGAAGGCAGCAGGACCATGGAGGGTGAGTCCTACTACAGAACTCaaccccctcctccacctcctcctcctgctccggTAGCTTCTCACGGCCCTGTTCCTCCACAAATGACTCACGGCCAAAATGCTCCTGAACCTGAGGCCTCAAGGGGAGCTGTAGAGGAAGCCAAACATCCCTGCCCACCCCCTCCACCCAGCTCTGCTAAGCCTTTAGCCGACGTGAACTCCTCTCAGCCAAAAATGCAGCGTCAAACTAAAGCTGGGGGTTCAGCAGACACAAATCCGTTAATGTTGCGAAGGAGAGTCCGTTCTTTTATCTCCCCTATCCCGGCCAAAAGGCAACTCCAGGATACATCTCAGCAGAGGGCTGCCACGAATTCTCATCACTCCCCCGTGGCTCAGACTGAGTCTAGCCATCACAATGAAGATGACTCAGCCAGTACAGATATCCCGTGTCCTAGGCTGTCTTCCCCTCTGCTCGGAGAGGGTTCCTTTTCACAACCTCTTTCTCCAGCAGGTGGTAACACCAAGGTTTTGCCTCCTAGGAAAGGTCGAGGTTTGAAACTGGAGGCAATAGTGCAGAAAATCACTCCAAATATTAAGAAGCCAGCTGGCCATGCTGATGATGGGTCAAATCATTTCACAGGTTTCTCTCACTCAGAAATACAACCGTTTAATGATTCACAGGACCAAGACTTAGCCCATTTCCCCAGGGCAGGAGGAGGGGATGATAGTTACATGGATGAAAGTCACTCATTAAATGATATGATTCCCTTCAGAGGAGTCGATGACGCTGGGCCTTTACCTCTGTCAGCCTTCCCTTGTGATCAGACATCCCAAACTGTAAAACAACAGGACTTTGACTTTGGATTAGGAGCTGCTGTGGCATCAGCTTCAGGAGACAAGGAGGACTTTGCTTTGCTTGGACCATTACCGCCTCCTCCGCCTCTTCCTCGCCCTGTCCAGGGGTCTCCACCTCCATCTTCATCTGCCCTGTCAGACATTCAACACTTCACTAACACTTACCAGCAGCTTGAGACACGTAGAGGAGAGCAGTCTGCTGCTAATCTTCTCCGACAGAAACTTCAAGAAACTGGCATTGGGTTTGATGATTATCCTGGCAGCGACTATTACGGCACCACTCCGCCCCATCATAGCCACACTCCAGTACACATGCTCAACAGACAGCATCACATGTCCTCTGGTAGGTCCAGTCTGTCACCACAAGATACCAAACCACCCGAGAGCACTGTGCCTAAAGGCTATTTCCCATCTGGCAAAAAGAAAGGCCGGCCTGTAGGGAGTGTGAACAAACAGAAACGGGCCCAGAACCCAGCCCAGATGCAGGCGCCAAGCCAAACTCAAGCCCAAGCTCAAAACACGACAGTTAGTGCTCCCCCAGCTCCTCTGACTCCGACTCCAGCTGCCACAACTCCCCCTCCACCAGTACAGACTATAAGCACATCAGCACCTGTTGCCCCTCCTATTATGGACCTTCAAAACACTCCACCACTTGCACCACCCGTCTTAACGCAGGTAGTGAAAGTAGATGCTGAAAGTGAGGACACGCAGCCAGAGGCTGAGGTCAAACCTGCAAGAAGAAGACGCAAAGGTGTGAAAGATGAAGACGACTCACTTGAGGCAAGGGGTCGGCAAAGAAGGCGGAGGAGAGGAGCTACAGCGTCTGCTTCAGCAGCTAAAGTCGACCCGGAAACTCTTTTAGGGGCAGGGGCGAACCTCAGCGCTAGTAGGGTACTTGGGGATCAAAACAGGAAGGGCCTGTTTATTCCGCACATACATGTGGAGAAAAAAGTACCAGAGATTGGGGCAGTGTGCACCATTGTAAATGCTGAGGAGGACAAGATGAAAGGGGAGCGTAGTGCAGTCGCAGGGAAAGCGAGCGGGAGTGGAATTGATTCTCTCCTGACCTCGGCGCTTTCCTCCCAGTTATCtcggagagacagagagacagagaaaagggAGTCAGACGAGGTGGAAACAACACTTCAGACAGGGAAAGcactcccttcatctggctatgTTGTTTCAGGCCCTGTGATTACAGAGACCAATCACTCCGGCCGTCTGCTTTGCTGCCtttgtcagaaatgggcaaattaCAAACACCTCGGAGATCTCTACGGGCCTTTCTATCCAGCTGAATATGCAGCAAAACTCCCCAAGAATCAGCCCCAAGTCAGACAATGTCTAGCAACCACAGGCACAAACAAAACAGGACCAAACTCAGACATAAGCTCGAATTCTTTGAGCTCTTTccaagacacacaaacacaagacgCTCCGTTCACCAAGCCCTATGATGAGAGTTACGATCCCATGGGACTGGATTCAAACCCGTCATCTTTCGCCTCTGCATTTAGAGCTGCCTCATTAGCTGGTAGAGAGGAAATGATGATGCACATGTCTGACTGGGCGTCCACCACCAGCACCACCAGTAAAACATCATCTCTCACCTGGGACATGAACTTGGATATCAGACCCATACCGGAGCTTAAGAGAGAGCCGGACCTAGAGATCGAGACTCAGAAACAGCCTCCGCAGCCGCCAGAGGAAGCTCAACAACGACCCCAGCACAGAAAGCTGACATCGCATCCCCGCTTTAAAAGGAGGCACAAATCAAGCGATGATTCCCCCAGAATGGTGCCATCCAACAGCAAAGCATCCCTGCCTTTCCAGCCCCCTCCCCCAGCCCTGGACTCTCTGGGACCCCTGGCACAGCTCGCCCAGCTGCCTCAGATGCCCATGGACCCGGAGGAGCTGTGGGTCCATGAGGGATGTATAGTATGGACCAGTGGAGTGTACCTTGTCAATGGGAGGCTTTATGGCCTGCAGGAGGCACTAGATGGCGCCAGAGAAACA agctgctcATATTGTGACATGGTGGGGTCAACCCTGGGCTGCTACAGCAAAGGCTGTACACTCCGCTACCACTACCTGTGTGCTATCGAAGCAG attgCTCTCTGAATGAAGATAACTTCTCGCTGCGGTGTCCGAAGCACAAG TTTACCCAGAGTGTCCGGCCAACCAAGTCAGTTTACCTGGAACAGTCAGAGAGAGGCTGA